From a single Nymphaea colorata isolate Beijing-Zhang1983 chromosome 4, ASM883128v2, whole genome shotgun sequence genomic region:
- the LOC116253739 gene encoding probable auxin efflux carrier component 1b has protein sequence MITAADFYHVMAAVVPLYVAMILAYGSVKWWKIFSPDQCSGINRFVALFAVPLLSFHFIATNDPYAMNLRFLLADTFQKLMVLGIVFLWCWVSKRGSLDWAITLFSLSTLPNTLVMGIPLLKGMYGTSTGALMVQIVVLQCIIWYTLLLFLFEYRSARLLIGEQFPDNAGSIVSFKVDSDIASLSGRDQLMADAEIGDDGRLHVTVRKSTSSRSDIFSRRSGMVNLTPRPSNLTNVEIYSLQSSRNPTPRGSSFNYGEFYPNSGGLAGVEDGGFGGRMNGNSVFPAMVSPAGRKDPQMFVWSSSASPVSEAAINGFRTELAANEEERMGIDHHLLQHQNNLPQQQHLQQQLQNFHLNQNTNFHLKELSGANYEDYGHAELNLGNRTVLHKGELNVKEHENNNLAKFGTSSTIDLHAKAGNHEGAKPSSMPPASVMTRLILIMVWRRLIRNPNTYSSLLGVTWSLISFKWGIQMPAIIARSISILSDAGLGMAMFSLGLFMALQPHLIACGKTVATFAMGVRFFFGPAVMAAASLAVGLRGVLLHIAIVQAALPQGIVPFVFAKEYNVHPDILSTGVIFGMLIALPFTLLYYIFLAL, from the exons ATGATCACGGCGGCAGACTTCTACCACGTAATGGCGGCCGTGGTTCCACTGTACGTGGCGATGATCCTGGCCTACGGATCAGTGAAATGGTGGAAAATCTTCTCGCCCGACCAGTGCTCCGGCATCAATCGGTTCGTTGCTCTCTTCGCCGTCCCCCTCCTCTCCTTCCACTTCATCGCCACCAACGACCCGTACGCCATGAATCTCCGCTTCCTGCTCGCGGATACGTTTCAGAAACTCATGGTGCTCGGAATCGTCTTCCTCTGGTGCTGGGTGAGCAAGCGGGGCTCCCTCGATTGGGCTATcaccctcttctctctctccaccctcCCCAACACCCTTGTCATGGGTATCCCCCTACTGAAGGGCATGTACGGCACCTCCACCGGTGCCCTCATGGTGCAGATTGTCGTCCTCCAATGCATCATCTGGTACACCCTCTTGCTGTTCCTCTTCGAGTACAGATCCGCGAGGCTCCTCATCGGCGAACAGTTCCCCGACAACGCTGGCAGCATCGTCTCCTTTAAGGTAGATTCCGACATCGCCTCCCTGAGCGGCCGCGACCAGCTGATGGCCGACGCTGAGATCGGCGACGACGGTCGGCTCCACGTCACGGTTCGGAAGTCCACGTCCTCCCGCTCCGACATTTTCTCCCGGCGCTCTGGTATGGTGAATCTCACGCCCAGGCCGTCGAATTTGACGAATGTGGAGATATACTCGCTGCAGTCCAGCAGGAACCCCACGCCAAGGGGATCTAGCTTCAACTACGGAGAATTCTATCCCAATTCCGGCGGGCTGGCGGGAGTGGAAGATGGGGGATTTGGCGGAAGGATGAACGGGAACAGTGTGTTTCCGGCAATGGTGTCGCCAGCTGGAAGAAAGGATCCACAGATGTTTGTTTGGAGCTCCAGCGCTTCGCCGGTTTCGGAGGCAGCTATCAATGGGTTCAGAACAGAGCTTGCAGCTAATGAGGAGGAAAGGATGGGGATTGATCACCACCTCCTCCAGCATCAGAATAATCTCCCTCAGCAGCAGCATCTGCAGCAGCAActacaaaattttcatcttaATCAGAACACTAACTTCCATCTCAAAG AGCTTAGCGGTGCAAATTATGAAGATTATGGTCATGCGGAGCTCAATTTGGGGAATAGGACAGTCCTGCACAAAGGTGAATTGAATGTGAAGGAACATGAGAACAATAATCTTGCCAAGTTTGGTACAAGCTCCACAATCGATCTGCACGCCAAAGCAGGAAATCATGAAGGTGCTAAACCTTCATCAATGCCACCTGCCAGTGTAATGACAAGGCTCATTCTCATCATGGTATGGAGGAGACTGATTCGGAACCCTAACACTTACTCTAGCCTGCTTGGCGTGACATGGTCCTTGATTTCATTTAA GTGGGGGATCCAAATGCCAGCTATAATTGCCCGCTCAATCTCCATACTTTCTGATGCTGGACTCGGAATGGCCATGTTTAGTCTTG GTCTGTTTATGGCCCTACAACCCCATTTAATTGCATGTGGAAAGACAGTTGCGACATTTGCCATGGGAGTGCGGTTTTTTTTTGGTCCTGCTGTAATGGCTGCTGCTTCTCTAGCTGTGGGCCTGCGAGGTGTTCTCTTGCACATAGCCATTGTGCAG GCTGCTCTTCCTCAAGGAATTGTTCCATTTGTCTTTGCTAAGGAATACAATGTGCACCCAGACATACTGAGCACGGG AGTGATCTTCGGGATGCTTATTGCTCTGCCATTTACTTTGCTTTACTACATCTTTCTGGCTCTTTGA